In Geotalea uraniireducens, the genomic window CAGGGGACAAAAGCGGAATTCACCGGTAGGCCCGCCATTATCGGCACATTGCTCGACGTGACGTTGCGAAAGCAAACCGAAGAAGATTTGCGCAAACTGTCCCACGCCGTAGAGCAGAGCCCAGTTTCGATCGTGATTACCAAGCAGGATGGTCTGATCGAGTATGTGAATCCCAAATTTTGTCAACTAACCGGCTACACTGCCGCCGAAGCAACCGAATTAAATCTGCACAATCTCAAGTCACAACTGATGCCCGAAGAAGAATATCGGCAGATGTGGGAGACCATCACCGCCGGCAAAGAGTGGCACGGAGAGATACGCAACCGGAAAAAGGATGGCGAGCTGTTCTGGGAACGAGTTTCGATTTCGGCAATCAAAAACGAACATGGGGCCATTACGAACTTCGTTGAAGTAAAGGAAGACATTACCGAGCAACGACGGAGCAAGGAATCCGAGCGCCGCAACTGGAAACTCTCGGAAACGATGGCAACCGCCAGTCTTCGTTTTCTCGAAACCGGCAACATTAACGATATGGCCCAAGTATTGGTTGAACAGTGCGTCTCTCTGACCAATTCGGCACTCGGTTTTCTGTATGACCTGCTGCCATCGGGGGATGCACGGGTCTTGGCCGTTTCGGCCTCATTGCCACATGGTCGAGAAGGATGTAACGTCTACCGGACGATGATTGGCCATTTGGCCAGAGATGGTTTCTATTTGGCTAAACGGGGGGAATGTCCCCTTTTCCGGCGAGCCCTGACCGGTGACACACTGCTGGTAAATAGCAGCGAAGAGTTTGCCTTGTTATTTAACCAAGAAGAGTTCAGTTGCACGCAGGTCTCCTCATTCCTCGGCACCCCGTTGAGGGTCGGAACCAGCATAGTCGGGATGATCGGTCTCGCCAACAAACCGGACGGATTTACTGAACAGGAACGTCGCGAGATCGAAGCCTTTGCCCAAACGGCCGCGCTGGCCCTGTACAGCGCCCGGGCCGAACTTGAGCATAAACAGGCAATGGACCAGCTTCGTCAGGCACAGAAGATGGAAGCAATCGGACAGTTGGCCGGAGGTATCGCTCACGATTTCAACAATCTTCTCACGGTGATTAACGGTTACAGTTCGCTGCTGCTGCACGAGATCCCTCGCGACAGCCAATTCCGGAACGAAATCGAATTCATCCTTCACGCCGGTGAACGGGCAGCCGATCTGACCCAACAGCTCTTGGCTTTCAGCCGCCGGCAGATTCTCGAACCTAAAGTTATTAATATCAATCACCTGGTGCGCAACGTCGAAAAGATGTTAAAGAGACTCATCAGGGAAAACATCGTCCTGCAGACCTGCCTCGCTGAAAAAATCGGGGCGGTCAAGGCCGACCCGACCCAGGTGGAACAGATTATCATCAACCTGCTGGTCAATGCCCGTGATGCCGTGGGAGACGGCGGGATCATCACCATTGAGACCGGTGACGTTTACCTCGATGAGAGCTTTATCCTGGAAAACCGGGGAGCAATTGCCGGACATTACGTGATGCTGGCTGTCCACGACAATGGGGTCGGCATGTCACAGGAAACCAAGCAGAAAATTTTTGAACCATTTTTCACGACGAAAAGCAAAGGGAGCGGCACAGGACTGGGACTTTCGACTGTTTATGGCATAGTTAAACAGAGTAATGGTTATATCCAAGTCACCAGCTCAATCAATGCCGGCTCGTCATTTCGGGTGTTCCTCCCCTGTATTGACGAAGAAAATAGTGACGACGGCGAGCAGAGCACAACGCTACCAAAGGAGGGGTCCGGAACAATCCTGATTGTCGAAGACGAAGAAGGGGTCCTGCTCCTGGCGCTCCATACACTTCGCCGCCAAGGTTACAACGTTCTCCATACCAGCGATCCGATCATTGCAGAGCAACTGTTCGCGCAGCATCACGAGCAGATCGACCTGCTGCTTTCCGACGTCGTCATGCCGGGAAAAAGTGGTCTGCAACTTGGCAAAAATTTCCGGGAAATTCGCCCGGACTTAAAAATACTGTTTATGTCAGGGTATACGGATGATACGATTATGCCGCACAGAGTTGCCGGTGAACCGACAGCCTTTATTTTGAAGCCGTTTACACCTGATTCTCTGGCCGACAAGGTTCGGGAAGTCCTCGAAATGCCCTCATTTCACCAGCCCTGGGAGGAATAACGTGCAAGCGACAATTCTCACCGTAGATGACGAGGAAATGATCAGGGAACTTCTTGTCTCGGCTCTGAGCAGAGAAGGCTTCACCTGTTTCCAGGCAGGCAGTGCCCACGAAGCACGGTCCATTCTTCTCAACAATAAAATTGACCTGGCGTTGCTGGACATTATGATGCCGGGGATTTCCGGTGTTGAGGTTCTAAAGGATATCAAAGGGCTCAGCAGCGATACCGTGGTGCTGATGGTCACGGCAATCAGCGACATGGAAACAGCCATGAAATGCATCCACTTGGGGGCCGATGACTATATCCTCAAACCGTTCGATATTGAACGGGTGTTATTGACGATCCGCAACTCTCTAGAAAAGCAGCATCTTTTGATTGAAAATCGGGAATACCATCTCAATCTGGAGAAAAAGGTCGAAGAACAGACCGGACAAATCCGGGCTGCCATGGAAGATATCAACCTTGCCTATAACCACACCCTTACCGCCCTCGTGAAGGCACTCGACGCGCGGGAGAAGGAGACGGGCTCCCACTCGGAACGGGTAATGAACTATACGACGCTGCTCGCTTCGACCATGGGGATTCACGAATCAGAAGTGGGAATCATGGCACGGGGTGCCCTACTCCACGATATCGGTAAAATCGGCATTTCTGACAATATTCTGCTGAAACCGGCCAAACTGGACGAAGCCGAGTGGGCGGAAATGAAAAAACATCCACAACTTGGTTATGATATTTTATCAGGCATCAAGTTCCTGAAAGGGCCGGCCGAGGTCGTCTATGCCCACCATGAACGGTTCGACGGCCATGGTTACCCAAAGGGGCTGCGAGGCGGCGAAATACCTCTTGGCGCCAGGATTTTTTCCCTTGTCGACACCCTTGATGCCATGACTTCCGATCGTCCTTATCGCAAGGCCTTGCCTTTTACGGCAGTAATTGAAGAAGTGACCCGTTGCCGGGGAAGTCAGTTTGACCCTGAAATCGTCGACGTTTTCCTGACCATTCCCCGAAATCGATGGGAAGAAGCTGGCCGGCGTCTCTTCTCCCGCTGACCGCCACGGCACGCCACGGTTTTACGCCATCTCGCGAGCAAGCCGACTGCGGAGGGTATTTCGGCTGATTCCAAGTAGTTTGGCGGCGTGGACCTGGTTGTTGCCGCTCCGTTCGAGAGCCATACTGATCACCACCCGTTCGAGTTCCCCCTGAAGCGCATCATAGACCTTTCCCGCCATTTTCCGGCAGATGACATCAAAGTCAGGTTCCAAAATTTGCCGGAAATATGCCGCAAGATCCCCCGTAGCGCCACTGTGCTCCACATGCCGGCAGCCATCCCGTTCCGGCATTAACTTGGCGAAGTCTTCAGGGAGCAGTATATCCCCTTGGCAGAGGACTACAGCCGAATTGATGATATTTTTCAACTCGCGGATATTCCCCTCCCAGGGAAGGTCAATCAACTGTTCAAGGGCCTTTGGGGCAATGCCGCGAATCGACTTGCCGTGCAAATGGGAGAACTTGCCGATGAAGAGCTCGACAAGCAGGGGAATATCTTCGATTCGCTCGCGCAGAGGCGGAAGAAAGAATGAAATAACTCGCAAGCGGTAGAAGAGATCAAGACGGAACGACTTGTCTTTGACCGCCTGGACAAGACTCTTGTTCGTAGCGGCAATAACCCGGACATCAACCCTGATGGTTTCATTGCCGCCCACTCGCTCGAATTCCTGATTTTCAAGAACTCGTAACAGCTTACCCTGGTTGGCCAAACTCATTTCCGCAATTTCATCAAGGAAAATCGTCCCCCCGTTACATTGTTCGAACTTGCCGATCCGCCGGGTATGGGCATCGGTAAAGGCGCCTTTTTCATGGCCAAACAACTCACTTTCCAACAGATTTTCCGGGAGTGCCGCGCAATTTACCGCTAGAAATGGTTTGTGATGACGCTCGGAATAGTTGTAAATTGCCCTGGCAAGCAGCTCCTTACCCGTGCCGCTCTCCCCTTGAATCAAAACCGCCGCACTGGAGCCGGCCACCCGCCCAACCATTTTCCAAACTTCAAGCATTTCCGGGGACGCACCGATCATAACGTCGCCTTGGCCGTCTCCAGCCCCGAATGATTCTCTCCCCCCGGCAAAGCGGACCGTTTTCCGGGTCAACAGATTGCATTCGGCGGCTTTGAGCACGACACTTCGAATTTTATGGATATTAAGGGGCCTCGTCTGATAGTCGTACGCCCCCATTTTCATTGCCTCGATGACCTGACGGGTATCCTTGGAACCGGTCACGATAATCACGGACAGCGAGGGATCAACCTCCTTTGCAAGCCTTAAGGCCTCCAGCCCCGTTCCCTCCTGGACATCTAGGTCGATCACCGCCACATTTGGACGATGCTGGGCAATAAACTTCATTGCCTCGGCAATATCGCCAGTCAGACCGAGGTCCGTTTCTTCGGCAGAGAATTCTTTCCGGAACAGTGCAAACAGGTCGGCATCGTTGCCGATAATGAGAAGTTTCATATCCATGACAACTCCGATAGCAATAATTAATAATTTTATCGGTAGATCAGGTGGTTATCTTTAATTATTTCCAGTATAAAATAAAAAGGCCGCCCATAACGGACGGCCTGTACAACAAAATTTCGGGGAAAACTATTCTTCGTCACCATCCTCGTATTCATCGACGCCAAAAGCATCATCATAGCCGAAATCATCAGCCCCTTCGGTGTCATCAAGTTCCTCGGCCAGATACTGTTCGGGAGAACGGTCATCGTCGGCAATCGCCTCGAATTTCGCTAACAGATCTCCCTTTGTACAATATCGGCCATCGCGATGACCGCAGGTATCCTTTGCCCCCTTATCGCAAAGATCGAACAGCTGAATTTCCGAACAGAGTCTTGACTGTTTGATGTTCTCTTCCATGAAAACCTCACTCAATTCCCGTTGGGGATGGTGCTACGCTTCGGCCAGGAACTCCATCGCCTTCTTGACGTCGTTCTTGCAGCCGATATAAACCGGCGCTCGCTGGTCCAGCGAAACCGGTTCGATATCGAGGAGCGGTTGTCGGCCATTGGTGGCTGCACCGCCCGCATGTTCAACCAGGTAAGCCATCGCATTCAGTTCGAAAAGAATGCGCAATTTGCCATTAGGCGAACCATTCAGGGCGGGGTACATGAATATCCCCTTCCCTTTCATCAGCACCTGATTGATATCAGGGACAAACCCGCCGGAATAGCGCAATTTGGCGCCCCGGTCTTCCAAATAGCGAACGAACTTCTCGTCTCCCGCATTATATTTGTTACGCAGACCGCCAGGCGAATAGATGTTACCTTCGGAATTCATGGTGATGTTTTCCCGGGTTAACGTGTACTCCATCAAGTGGTTCATGGTAAATTCATGAACCCCTTTGCCAACCGAGTAAACCAGCGAAACTCTCGGACCGTAGAGAATGTACATGGCGGCAACCTGGTTCCGCCCTTTCTGCAACAGATTGCAGCCTTCGTAGATAGACACGATGGTCCCCACGGCCAGGTTCACGTCGACCAGCGAAGAGCCGTCGAGGGGATCATAGGCAACGGAATAGAGCCCGGCAGCATCGGCTTGGGCCTGGAAAATCTCATCCATCTCCTCGGAGGCGATGTTACAGACGACCCCCGAATGGATCAGGCGTTTTCTCATGATCCGGTCGGAAAGCACATCCAGGGCAAGCTGTTCCTCGCCGTAGAGATTAGATGTACCAGCGACCCCGAGGTCGCCGGTTCGGACGGCATTGATCACATACTTGCTTGCTTCGGCAATCTCACAAATCAAATGGACAAGGTTATCGCCAATCTGCTGTTCGCGCAGATGTCGGCGTAAATCAACCTGGAATTTCGTTTTGCCCGGCTCACTAAAAGGCATCATTTCCTCCTTTGCCAATAAAATACAAAATTTTAACAAGACTAATTGAATCATCATGCCAAATCAAGGGAAAACTCCGGCAAATGCATGGATGAGAGCCGGTCAGCCCTTCACTGTTGCAAAGTTCCCACAAGGCTTTATACTAGAGCGCGAACGCCTATTGGTGGAGGTTACATGCAGACTAACAGCAGACGCACCTTTCTTGGACTCTGCCTGGGGGGGTTGGCGGCAGCAGCAACCGCCCTGACCGCCTATCCGATATTCAACTACCTGGCGCCCCGCAAGCAGACTTCTGGCGAAGGAACCGTCTCCTTCCCGGAATCGGACATCCCTCCCGGCGGCGCAAAATTTTTTGACTTCCGGGGGTCTACCGGCGTCGTGATTAAAAAAACGAATGGGGAACTGGTTGCACTCTCAGCGGTCTGTACCCACCTGGGATGCATCGTCCAATGGGAAAACGTCAAGCAGGACTTTCTCTGCCCGTGCCACGGCGGCCGATATACCCCCGAAGGTATCGTCATTTCCGGACCGCCGCCCCGCCCGTTGCCGAAACTCCCTTTCCACGTCGCTAATGGCACCATCACCGTTGGCTAGGAGATAGCATGGCCATTTTCAAGAAAATCCACACGTGGTTGGAAGTCAGACTCGGTATTGACGACATTGTCGACAAGCGGCTCACCGGCTATCTGTTGCCCCGCAATATCAACGCCTGGTATTCGCTCGGCAGTGTGTTGCTGGTTATTTTCATACTCCAGATGGTTACCGGCGTACTCCTTCTCGTCTATTACGTTCCCGACGCAGACAAGGCATTCAAAAGCGTTTCAATAATCATGAACGAGGTGCCGTTCGGGTGGCTGATCCGGATGTGCCATGCCGTGGGTTCGAACATGATGGTAGCAGTCCTCCTCCTGCATATGCTGTCAACATTGTTTATGGGAAGTTACAAGAGCCCGCGGGAACTCAACTGGCTGACCGGCTTCATTCTCTTCAATCTGGTTCTGGCGACCTCCCTCACCGGGTACCTGCTGCCATGGAGTCAGCTTTCCTTCTGGGCAACCACCGTTGCCTCAAATAGCGCCGGAGCCATTCCCGTCATCGGCCCCTATCTGGTTGAATTTCTGCGCGGAGGCAAACTGGTCGGCCCACCTACTCTGGGACGATTCTTTGCCGTCCACGTCACCTTGCTGCCACTGATCATCGCCTCGTTCGTCGGTCTTCACCTTTTTCTCCTTGAGCGGATTGGCGTTTCCTCCCCCCCCTTTGGCCAACAGGAGACGAAAAGCACCTGGACCGGCGATCGTTTCCGTTATGACCGGCATTCCAACGGCATCCCCTTCTTTCCCAATTATCTTCTCCAAGATGGAACAAGCATCTTGATTTATCTGGCGATCTTTTCGGCGATCGTTTTTATAGACCCCTACCTGTTTTTCCCGACAACGGCCTTCATTCCCGCCGATCCGTACAAGACCCCGGCCCATATCAAACCCGAATGGTATTTCCTGGCTAACTACCAGACATTGAAGGTGTTTCCCAGCGAGGTCATCGGACTGTTGGTCCAAGGAGTGGCAATGACCTTTCTGGCGCTGCTACCGTTCATAGACCGGGGCAAAGAACGCCACCCCCTCAAGAGGCCCGTATTCATGGGCTGTTTTGTTGGTGGGATTCTCCTCTACTTTGCAATGATGATCTGGGGACACTTCTCATGAGAACACCACTGCCGACATCGATTTCTCAGCTGTTCGTCCTCTGTTTCGCACTGCTGGCACTCTCCCTTGCCATCCCCTGTGCTGCCCGTGGGGAAACAGTCTGTCTGCAGTGCCACGGAGCACAGACCGGTAGAGGGGGCATTCCGGTAAAACAATGGCGAAACAGCATCCACGATGAAAACGGCATTTCCTGTAACGACTGTCACGGAGGAGATCCTACCGATGCTGTCAATGCCATGAGCCCCGCCCGGGGATTCCTCGGTGCGCCAAAAGAGACGGCTATTCCTGCCTTCTGCGGCCGCTGCCATATTGGCATCATGAAGGATTATCTCCAAAGTGCCCATGGGAAAGCACTCGGCAAAGGAGGGCCAACCTGCGTTACCTGCCATCACGCCCACGATATCCATAAAGTGAC contains:
- a CDS encoding PAS domain S-box protein, encoding MNNEHHTTPAGIAPATPTDLFPLRVLIIDDSPADAELIVRELKSSFLPTFRRVDTPEALHEALAISNWDIIISDYVMPRFSGLAALDLLKSLQLDIPVVVVSGKMGEEVAVETMRAGASDYVVKDHLSRLVPIIRRELKEASARREQQSIENALLLAETKFRSLVEQSLSGIFIIQENHFSYINPRFAQIFGYTQDEILSLDSILDIVAPESRPFIAANLEKRLHGEPPQEPYTIEGIRKDNSTIFIEVQGTKAEFTGRPAIIGTLLDVTLRKQTEEDLRKLSHAVEQSPVSIVITKQDGLIEYVNPKFCQLTGYTAAEATELNLHNLKSQLMPEEEYRQMWETITAGKEWHGEIRNRKKDGELFWERVSISAIKNEHGAITNFVEVKEDITEQRRSKESERRNWKLSETMATASLRFLETGNINDMAQVLVEQCVSLTNSALGFLYDLLPSGDARVLAVSASLPHGREGCNVYRTMIGHLARDGFYLAKRGECPLFRRALTGDTLLVNSSEEFALLFNQEEFSCTQVSSFLGTPLRVGTSIVGMIGLANKPDGFTEQERREIEAFAQTAALALYSARAELEHKQAMDQLRQAQKMEAIGQLAGGIAHDFNNLLTVINGYSSLLLHEIPRDSQFRNEIEFILHAGERAADLTQQLLAFSRRQILEPKVININHLVRNVEKMLKRLIRENIVLQTCLAEKIGAVKADPTQVEQIIINLLVNARDAVGDGGIITIETGDVYLDESFILENRGAIAGHYVMLAVHDNGVGMSQETKQKIFEPFFTTKSKGSGTGLGLSTVYGIVKQSNGYIQVTSSINAGSSFRVFLPCIDEENSDDGEQSTTLPKEGSGTILIVEDEEGVLLLALHTLRRQGYNVLHTSDPIIAEQLFAQHHEQIDLLLSDVVMPGKSGLQLGKNFREIRPDLKILFMSGYTDDTIMPHRVAGEPTAFILKPFTPDSLADKVREVLEMPSFHQPWEE
- a CDS encoding HD domain-containing phosphohydrolase, yielding MQATILTVDDEEMIRELLVSALSREGFTCFQAGSAHEARSILLNNKIDLALLDIMMPGISGVEVLKDIKGLSSDTVVLMVTAISDMETAMKCIHLGADDYILKPFDIERVLLTIRNSLEKQHLLIENREYHLNLEKKVEEQTGQIRAAMEDINLAYNHTLTALVKALDAREKETGSHSERVMNYTTLLASTMGIHESEVGIMARGALLHDIGKIGISDNILLKPAKLDEAEWAEMKKHPQLGYDILSGIKFLKGPAEVVYAHHERFDGHGYPKGLRGGEIPLGARIFSLVDTLDAMTSDRPYRKALPFTAVIEEVTRCRGSQFDPEIVDVFLTIPRNRWEEAGRRLFSR
- a CDS encoding sigma-54-dependent transcriptional regulator — protein: MDMKLLIIGNDADLFALFRKEFSAEETDLGLTGDIAEAMKFIAQHRPNVAVIDLDVQEGTGLEALRLAKEVDPSLSVIIVTGSKDTRQVIEAMKMGAYDYQTRPLNIHKIRSVVLKAAECNLLTRKTVRFAGGRESFGAGDGQGDVMIGASPEMLEVWKMVGRVAGSSAAVLIQGESGTGKELLARAIYNYSERHHKPFLAVNCAALPENLLESELFGHEKGAFTDAHTRRIGKFEQCNGGTIFLDEIAEMSLANQGKLLRVLENQEFERVGGNETIRVDVRVIAATNKSLVQAVKDKSFRLDLFYRLRVISFFLPPLRERIEDIPLLVELFIGKFSHLHGKSIRGIAPKALEQLIDLPWEGNIRELKNIINSAVVLCQGDILLPEDFAKLMPERDGCRHVEHSGATGDLAAYFRQILEPDFDVICRKMAGKVYDALQGELERVVISMALERSGNNQVHAAKLLGISRNTLRSRLAREMA
- a CDS encoding class 1 fructose-bisphosphatase; translated protein: MPFSEPGKTKFQVDLRRHLREQQIGDNLVHLICEIAEASKYVINAVRTGDLGVAGTSNLYGEEQLALDVLSDRIMRKRLIHSGVVCNIASEEMDEIFQAQADAAGLYSVAYDPLDGSSLVDVNLAVGTIVSIYEGCNLLQKGRNQVAAMYILYGPRVSLVYSVGKGVHEFTMNHLMEYTLTRENITMNSEGNIYSPGGLRNKYNAGDEKFVRYLEDRGAKLRYSGGFVPDINQVLMKGKGIFMYPALNGSPNGKLRILFELNAMAYLVEHAGGAATNGRQPLLDIEPVSLDQRAPVYIGCKNDVKKAMEFLAEA
- a CDS encoding ubiquinol-cytochrome c reductase iron-sulfur subunit; translation: MQTNSRRTFLGLCLGGLAAAATALTAYPIFNYLAPRKQTSGEGTVSFPESDIPPGGAKFFDFRGSTGVVIKKTNGELVALSAVCTHLGCIVQWENVKQDFLCPCHGGRYTPEGIVISGPPPRPLPKLPFHVANGTITVG
- a CDS encoding cytochrome b — encoded protein: MAIFKKIHTWLEVRLGIDDIVDKRLTGYLLPRNINAWYSLGSVLLVIFILQMVTGVLLLVYYVPDADKAFKSVSIIMNEVPFGWLIRMCHAVGSNMMVAVLLLHMLSTLFMGSYKSPRELNWLTGFILFNLVLATSLTGYLLPWSQLSFWATTVASNSAGAIPVIGPYLVEFLRGGKLVGPPTLGRFFAVHVTLLPLIIASFVGLHLFLLERIGVSSPPFGQQETKSTWTGDRFRYDRHSNGIPFFPNYLLQDGTSILIYLAIFSAIVFIDPYLFFPTTAFIPADPYKTPAHIKPEWYFLANYQTLKVFPSEVIGLLVQGVAMTFLALLPFIDRGKERHPLKRPVFMGCFVGGILLYFAMMIWGHFS
- a CDS encoding cytochrome c3 family protein, whose translation is MRTPLPTSISQLFVLCFALLALSLAIPCAARGETVCLQCHGAQTGRGGIPVKQWRNSIHDENGISCNDCHGGDPTDAVNAMSPARGFLGAPKETAIPAFCGRCHIGIMKDYLQSAHGKALGKGGPTCVTCHHAHDIHKVTLDLINQTNCSRCHTYERAAIIKNAMQQTEANISAIGSTIQNLKEQGVDTDRYEKGLFALRNSYHALFHEVNTAKVQGESGRINQELAKISGQLTQIDNEHRQRRIIGGLVAGLFLIGALFVHLLKKTYDQ